From Juglans regia cultivar Chandler chromosome 6, Walnut 2.0, whole genome shotgun sequence, the proteins below share one genomic window:
- the LOC109014749 gene encoding uncharacterized protein LOC109014749: protein MGSLMAGWDSRVQDSKSVAYKRNRSSTRGEIDAYWRAKKKAEEEHLRDICIPLSDSIQEIKFEESGKKLERSKSVPEANTKQQGFMDMETEKSLEKLIMKKAWWTRSNWAFLNEPPASEAASNSYTSQFHIASSSKSNAGDGD, encoded by the exons ATGGGTTCTCTGATGGCAGGATGGGACTCTCGAGTCCAAGATTCAAAGTCAG TGGCATACAAAAGGAATCGGTCATCTACTAGAGGAGAGATTGATGCTTACTGGAGAGCAAAGAAGAAAGCTGAGGAAGAACATCTCAGAGACATTTGTATTCCCTTATCTGATAGCATTCAG GAAATCAAGTTTGAGGAATCTGGGAAAAAGTTGGAGAGGTCGAAATCCGTGCCTGAGGCCAACACAAAACAGCAGGGTTTCATGGACATGGAAACTGAAAAAAGCCTGGAAAAACTGATTATGAAAAAGGCGTg GTGGACTAGAAGCAACTGGGCATTTCTGAACGAGCCACCAGCTTCTGAGGCTGCTTCTAACAGTTACACTTCGCAGTTCCACATTGCTAGCTCCTCGAAATCAAACGCCGGTGATGGGGATTAG
- the LOC109008014 gene encoding uncharacterized protein LOC109008014 codes for MENFIEAIEVCGLYEVQFQGDSFTWSNRREWRCFTKEKLDRAFGNQSWFNLFTDSSVGSLAAQCSDHCPILLLVGNDEGERKKTQSFRYEASWGKREECQELIVRA; via the coding sequence ATGGAAAATTTCATAGAAGCAATTGAGGTTTGTGGCTTGTATGAGGTGCAATTTCAGGGAGACAGTTTCACATGGAGTAACAGAAGAGAATGGAGGtgctttacaaaagaaaaattggacAGAGCTTTTGGAAATCAGTCTTGGTTCAACCTATTTACAGATTCTAGTGTTGGCTCTCTAGCAGCTCAGTGTTCTGACCACTGTCCAATACTTTTGCTAGTTGGTAATGATGAgggggagaggaagaagacaCAATCTTTTAGATATGAAGCTAGCTGGGGCAAGAGAGAAGAATGTCAGGAGTTGATTGTTAGAGCTTAG